The following are encoded in a window of Mycobacterium decipiens genomic DNA:
- a CDS encoding PucR family transcriptional regulator, with protein MAEFGGAPISVIARQMDMIRDEFIADLFDMMKTEIQGLNYDSRMMNLWRASLTESVVAAIHYLDRDAAISLVEAPAAALAYTRAAAQRDVPLAPLVRAHRLGHARFVEVAMQYVSFLEPAEQVPTIVELVNRSARLIDLLADQLVVAYELEHDRWVSRRGGLQHRWVSEVLAATPVDVRRAEKTLGYPLDGAHIAAVVWLDTEVPTGEVVELFDQVRSLLATELGAAASSLLVPTDEREARLWFSPASARSLDRSRVRTAFESAGIRARLACGRVADGLRGFRASLRQAERVKALVVAGEGRLGARVVFYDEVAPVALMADDVDELGRFVADALGDLSVDDERNDWLRETLRQFLVRNRSYVATAEAMVLHRNTIAYRVAQAMDLCGQSFDDPEAVLRVQIALEICRWMAPAVLRPAN; from the coding sequence GTGGCCGAGTTCGGTGGCGCACCCATTTCGGTGATCGCCCGACAAATGGACATGATTCGCGACGAGTTCATCGCCGACCTGTTCGACATGATGAAGACCGAGATTCAGGGGCTGAACTACGACAGCCGGATGATGAACTTGTGGCGCGCGAGCCTCACCGAGAGTGTTGTGGCGGCCATTCACTACCTGGATCGGGATGCGGCGATCTCCCTGGTAGAGGCTCCGGCGGCCGCGCTGGCCTACACGCGTGCGGCCGCGCAACGCGATGTTCCGTTGGCGCCGCTGGTCCGGGCGCATCGGCTGGGGCATGCGCGTTTCGTGGAGGTGGCGATGCAGTATGTGTCGTTCTTGGAGCCCGCTGAGCAAGTGCCGACCATCGTCGAACTCGTAAATCGCTCGGCCCGATTGATCGACCTGCTCGCCGATCAATTGGTTGTCGCCTATGAGCTGGAGCACGATCGCTGGGTGAGCCGCCGCGGCGGCCTGCAGCATCGCTGGGTCAGCGAGGTCCTTGCGGCTACCCCGGTTGACGTTCGACGCGCCGAAAAGACGTTGGGCTACCCGTTGGACGGCGCGCATATCGCCGCGGTGGTGTGGCTGGATACGGAGGTACCCACCGGTGAGGTGGTGGAGCTGTTCGATCAGGTACGAAGCTTGTTGGCCACCGAACTCGGTGCCGCGGCGAGTTCGTTGCTGGTGCCGACCGATGAGCGGGAGGCTCGGCTGTGGTTCTCGCCGGCCTCCGCACGGTCCCTCGATCGATCTCGGGTTCGCACGGCGTTCGAGTCCGCGGGAATTCGGGCGCGATTGGCCTGCGGTCGGGTTGCGGACGGGCTGCGCGGCTTTCGCGCATCGTTGAGGCAGGCTGAACGGGTGAAGGCACTGGTCGTTGCCGGCGAAGGCCGCCTCGGCGCCCGGGTCGTGTTCTATGACGAGGTGGCGCCGGTCGCGTTGATGGCCGACGATGTGGATGAGTTGGGGCGCTTTGTCGCCGATGCGCTGGGCGATCTCAGTGTTGACGACGAGCGCAATGATTGGCTGCGAGAGACGTTGCGGCAGTTCTTGGTACGCAACCGCAGCTATGTTGCGACCGCCGAGGCGATGGTTCTGCACCGCAACACCATTGCGTATCGGGTGGCCCAGGCGATGGACCTGTGCGGGCAGAGTTTCGACGATCCCGAAGCCGTATTGAGGGTGCAGATCGCGCTGGAGATCTGCCGGTGGATGGCTCCGGCGGTGCTGCGTCCGGCCAACTAG